The genomic interval GGGAGATAACGGATGCTAGACGCGCCCGTCCTCACCCCGCGTAACGACCTGACTGCCGACGATCCATTCGCTACCTGCGCGTGTTGCGGTCAGGTCAAGATGACGAACTAGCGCCGTCCGTTAGCGTTAAGTAATTCCCCGCTTTACGCCCGCGCGCGTGTACCCTCTAACTGGGGGGCATGCGCGCGTTTGCCCACGCCGCTTTACCGCCCCCATCATCTCCCCGTCAGCCGTCTAGTTTGCGCTAGGCGGCACGGGGTAACGGACGGGGTACATGGCGAAACGTTCCTACAGCGATAACGAAAAGGCTGCCGCGTTGCTGACACTCGAAAGCAACGGCGGCAATTTGTCGCGTACATCCCGCGAATTGAACATCCCTATCACGACGCTGGTGGACTGGCGTAACGGCCACGTTATCCCCGAAGTCTCGGACATCCGTAACGAAAACCGTACCCCACTCGTTGACCGGCTTATGAACGAACTAACTGCCGCTCTCAACCTGCTACCGGACAAACGCAGCGAGGCGTCCTACAGCGACCTAATGCGTGGTGTTGGCATCCTTACGGACAAGGTTCAACTGCTCTCCGGGGCCGACACCGCCCGCGTCCGTGCCACGGTACACGTCACCTATGGCGCGGATACCGACGGGAGCGAAGATGCTCTCGACTAACCGGCACAGCGCATCCCGTCCGCAGACGATCAACGTCCGCCTTCCAGCGCGGCACAGTGGACAGCGGCAATTATGGCAAGCGGTCAGGCATGCTCGCGTCGCTATAGCCCCATGCGGGCGCGGCTTTGGCAAGTCTGAGGAGTTTGTCCGTGAGCTTGCGGATGATGCGTTAGCGGGATTGCAGTGTCACTATGGTGCGCCGGACTATCGCCGCGTTGAGGAAGTCTACGACCGGCTGTATCGCGCGCTCCTGCCGACGATTGACCGCAAGGTATACGCACAGCGGATTGACCTTATCACCGGCGGACGGATTGAGTTTTGGACGCTGAAGGATAAGACGGCGGGGCAGTCTCGACACCCTGATCGGTGGACAATTGACGAGGCCGGGCTGGTGCCATACCTCGGTGCCATCGTAGAGGACTCTATCATGCCCTCGCTGACTTCCCGCAAGGGCATTTTGCGTATCAGCGGCACGCCCAAAGGGCAAAACGATTATTTCCATTTCTGGAATAAAGCGCACCGTGAGCCGGAGTGGGCGTACTTCCAGGCCACGTCCTACGGCAATCCCATGATTGATCGTAACGAACTAGACCGCTTGAAGCCAGAGAACGGCGGCATGACTGAGAACCGCTACCGGCAGGAAATCCTAGCCGAGTTCCTGGAAGATGGCGCGGGCGTGTTCCGTTACGTCCGACGCGCGGTATACGGTCCTCAACCGTCGATTGCCGACCTCGCAGGCCGTCAGATCGTTATCGGCGTTGACCTCGGCAAAATCAACGATTACACGGTATTCGCGGCGCTTGACCTGACGACGGGGCAGATTGTCCGCATAGACCGCATGCAAGGCGATTACACGTCGCAGCTTGCGCGCCTTCGTGACCTATGCGCCATCGTCAAGCCGTCAACGCTCATTATCGAAACGAATACCGGACAGATGTTTATCGAAGAGGCGCGGCGCATGGCCTTACCCGTTGTCGGGTTCACCACTACCGCCGCAACCAAGCAGCCGCTGATTGAACGGTTAGCGCTGGCCTTCGAGCATCAGACTATCGGCATACCCGATGACGCGGTGCTTATCTCCGAACTGATGGCATACGAGAGCGAACGTTTACCCGGCGGCAGTGTGCGCTACAGCGCGCCCGACGGTCAGCACGACGATACGGTGATGGCGGTCGCCCTGGCATGGTACGCCATGCGTCGGGGCGAAAGAACCTGGGGCGAAAGGTCAATCTACGAATGAGCCGCATATCCCGTTTTCAAAATCGTATCAAGGCCGCTATGCGCGCCTTCAATGAACCCGGTATCGTTCGCAGTGCGAAGGGTTGGGGCGGCGGAAACTATAGCTATACCGGCGGTCACTCGTCAGACCTCAGCGTCGGCACGCAAGCGATGTGGTCCAAATGGGGAGCCGCCGCCGCGCTACTAGTGAACCATGCGGTATACGCCTGCGTCACCAAGCGGGCGGAGGCAGTCACCGGCTTACCGTTTCGCATTGTCGATAAGGCCACGCGCAAACCGTTGTCCGATGTGCAGCAGGAACGTGACCCGCTCATACGCGCCCTGAAGATGTATTCGAGGCACTATGGCGGACAGTCGCTATTCCAGGAATGGATGTACGAACGGGACATCACCGGCGAAGTCTACTTAGAGCCGCTCTATGATTACTCAGGCCGCCCGGTTGGGCTTGACCTGCTCTCATCGCTGAACGTTACCCCGTGGTCTACCGACGGGTTTACCATCGCCTACTATGATTACATCATCGGTTCGTATAGTTCGCAGATCGCGTCCGACCGGCTGGTATACGACCGCAATACCATCGCGCGCATGACCAATATCAACGGGTACTCCCCGGTACTGGTGGCAGTCGGTGGCAACGCCGCCGGGATTATGCAGGCCAGTGGTAAGGCGGTACTCGCCTATTTCAATAACGACGGTCTGCCGGGCAGCACGATCATGCCGAAACAGGGTGACCTCTCATTCGCGGATGCTGAGATTGACCGCATCCGGCGCGTATTGCAACCGGCTAAGAACGCCAGCGGCAAATACATGACCGCCATCATCCCGCATAACGTGGAATTCTTTCAGTCTCAGCAACCTGACCTCTTGAAGTGGGCGGAACTCCTGCGCGCGGTAGAACCGCAGATTTACACGGCGTTTCGCACCCCGCGCTCAGTGGCAGGGGATAGCGATAGCACCAGCTATCAGGCGTCACCGAACGACAAGGTAAACTTTGACGCGGTAATCCGCTCGACTGCCGATGACATCGCGCTCACCATCAACACGGCACTAGCGCCGCTGTTCTATGGCGAAACGGAGCCTAGCGTAGAATTCGAATTCGAGACGGCAGAACTAGAGCATATCGATCCCGAGGAACGCCAGGCCGCGCGCGATGCGTGGGAGACCGGCGCGATTACCCTCAACGAGTACCGGCAGTGGATAGGGCTGGAGACCATCGATACAGGTGACGTGTATCAAAAGAAAATCGGCGCGGAATACATCACCGGCGAGATGTTGAAACCATCACCGGTCATTGTTAGCACGCCGCTCCCGGAGCCTACCCCGCCGCCCGCCCAACTGCCAGAGACGACTAACGCCCGCGCGCCGATTGACGAACTGGAATCGTTCGCCCGTTTCTATCGCAACAATGGCGGCAAGCGCGCGTTTACCTGGAAGTCGATTGACGATGCGACCGGCGCGTGCATCGAATCGGACTGCGCTATCGCGCCCGACATGCCTAGCGTGAAGGCCGTTATCGAAGGTTGGCACACGGTCCTGTCCGCACGTGCGGGCACCACCGACTATGCGCGCAAGTCTGCCGACGAACTGCCGGAAGCGACACAGGCTTACATGCGGACGCTGCAAAGCATCGGCTATCCAGTGTCGGTCTGGAATGCAGCTGCGGCAGACCACTATGCCCGTGTACTCGGCATTAAAGCACTGTCGAATGTGCGTAACCGTTTCGAGGCCGAATGTCTACGCCTGATGACGCGCGCCGCGAATGAGAAGATTATCCGCACCCGTTTCATGGCCGACATGGAAGTGACGCTATTCCGCTATGCGCGCCTGGCCCTGATCGAAGGCTACGCCGATGGCGGCATAGACGACTATGAACCCGACGAAGATGACGACCGCTATCTACTCGACTTCAACAACGAACAGCGCGCTTTCATTCGCAACGTATCCGACACGCTGTATGCCGATGACGCCATCACGCATGACGAGATTAAGGGTAAGCCGCAGATGTGGTGGAATAAGTCGGTACATCCGGCCTACACCGAGGGGCTACTACGCGCCTCGAAAGATGGCATAGGTGTGTACTACATGGGGCCGACGGAAGATAAGTGTGTCGACTGCCCGCGCTTGCACCTACAGGCGCGCAAGTTCTCAACGTGGGTAAAGTATCTCGGGCGCGAACTTGTGCCATCCGGCGCGACAGAATGCGGTGGGTTCAAGTGCGAATGTGTTATCACGCCGAAACAGACCGCCGTATCACGCGGCAGCTTACCCCGGTTGGTCGGATACCGTAAGGCCGTGACGACCGGCATAGACCTGGAGGTTATCAATGTTGCACGATGACGGGCTAATGTCCATCGGCCAAAGCATCAAGTCGCTTGGCAACAATCGCATCGGCGGCTATCTCGTGGCATGGGGTAAGCCCGGTGACACCGATCTGACCAATGAATACTTTACGGCGGATACTGACTTTATGTTGGACCGCTTTCCGATTGCCGGTCAAGCGCTGGTTCTGTATCACCACGCGATGGACGATGCGGCCAAAGGCTACGAACTCGGCACCTTCGACACCGCCACCGTAGACGATTACGGACTGTGGGCAGAAGCGCAGCTTGAAGTAGCAGAGAAATACAAGAAAGATCCACGGGTAAGGGCGAAACTAGAGAACCTTATCCTCAAAATCAAGGCGTTAGTCGAGCGGCAGGCGTTGGGCTGGTCCTCTGGTACCGCGCCGCAGCTCGTGGAACGTGACGGCGGTCATATCCGCCGCTGGCCGATTGTGGAGGGTTCGCTTACGCCTTCCCCGGCCCAACCTGGCAAGACGCGCATTCAGGCAATCAAGGCACTCACTGCCGCCGATACCCTAGAGAGCCTCTTGGCTATAGAGGGTGAGGATGGCGCAGGTGCGAGAGGGCTAGAACCGGCGCTTAAAACCGTATCAGATAGACAAGACAAGGAGGCTACTATGGCCGCTATCAAGAACTCAAGCGCCATCATCGAAGCGGTGATGGCAGAGTTCCCCGAAATCACTGCCGAACAGGTCGTGCGCCTGACCGCCGCCATCGAAGGCTCATACGCCCCGATGGTCGAAGCCGTCAATGCCGCCGAACCCGAGGAACTGGCAGTCGAAGAAGAACTGTTTGACGAAGAAAAGGCAACCCCGACGCAGAAGACCGCCGCAGAGTTTGCCCAGATCGTCGCACGGTTCGCCCGTCAGGAACTGAAGAGCGCCGCAATCAAGCCATTCAAGGGCTACGGAAAGCGCGCGACCAATGACCCGTATGCCAACGGCGCAAAGGCACAAGCCGCCGCTAACACGAATGGAGAGACCATGAATAATCAGAAGTCGGCCCCCTGGGCTAACAATGGCGCGCCGGTCGAAATCGAAAATCTCGCGCTGAAGTCGGCTTTCGGTCACTTGGACCCGCGCGACATCAGCGCCGCGTTGGACCTGGAACGCCTCGTGAATGAGAGCGGCCGCCGCGTCGCATGGAATAGCCCAGCCGCCAAGGGTATCCTTGTGCAGACGTGGGCTGCCCACGCGCTCGAAATGGCCCGCGCCGGTAAGCTGCACCTGGACTTCTACGGCGCGCAGAAGGCCGCCGCCATCAAGAGCATGAAGGCCGACGAACTGGATAACACCGGTCAGACCGGCTACGGCCCCGAGTACGTGCATACCAACTGGCGCGACCAGCTTTGGGAAACCGCCCGCGCCGATAACGTGGTCCTGCCCAACTTCGTACAGTTCGAAATGGACGCCGAGGTTATCAAGCGGCCCATTCGCAGCACGCGCGGCACGGTCTATCACCCGATTGAGCCAATCGATCTGGCCGATGGCGATTTCAGCGGCGGCACCATCACGACCTCGAAACTCGGCACGGCAGTCAAGACCTGGACAGCGCAGGAACTGGCCGTGTCTATCCCGTTCTCAACCCGGTTGGATCAGGACAGCATCATCCCGTTTGCCCAGTTTGTCCGTGCGACCGCGACCGCTGACCTCAGCCGTTCGGTTGACCATGTGCTTATCCAGGGCGATAACGCCACATCAGCCAACATCAACTATGACGGCGATACCACTCCGACGACTGCGGATTACACCGTATTCGATGCGACGTGGCTTGACGGTCTGGCGAATGGCGTTGATGCCGGCGGCGACGCGGTGACCATCGATGACGTGGAAGCCCTGCGCCGCAAGATGAGCATCGAAATCGTCAGCGTTGAGGATATGGTGTTTTTCACCGATCCGTACATGGAAAGCCGCTTGCGCCTGATGGATGCGTTCATTAGCGCCTCCAGCTATGGCGGCCCGGCCCCAGTACGCACCGGCGAAATCGGCACGCTCGGCGGTATCCGCGTCCTGCGGACCCCGGTCATGCTCAAGACCGCCAGCGATGGCAAGATCACCTACAACGCCGCAGGCACGCTCTCGCGCCTCCTGCTGGTACACATGCCGTCCTACGAACTCGGCTGGCGCCGCCGGATGGATGTCTATCTCGGCACCTCGCCAGATGGTCGCGCCCAACTGCTGACCGTCAATGCGCGGTTGGACCTGCAAAACAACGCCCTGACGGGCCGCGCCGCCGGTCTGTACAACGCACTCGCCTAACAAGAGGGGGCGGGATAACCGCCCCTAGAGAGGATACAGACAATGGCAGAGTTTCAGAAGATCGCACCGCAGTACCAGCTACAGCGCTATAGCTTCGGACTGGCGCCGCTGGTAGACGGTCAGACCGACGCCGCCCTGACTTACGATGGCGTTTCGACGGTCAAGCCGGTCATGCCGTGGGCCGGGAGCATCGTCGCGATTAGCGCGAATGCATCCGCCGCCGCTGGCGCCGGGGCTATCTCGTTTGACGCGCTGATCGATGCGACACAGCAAAGCATCGATTTGTCGCTGGCAACGGACGCAACAACCGCATACGACACCTACCGCGAGGGAACATACCCCTTTGCGGCAGGGACCGTGTTGGGCGCGTCCTATACCAGCGGCACGCTGACCACCAACGGCAACGTATCGGTGGACATCTGGGTACTATTCCAGGACGTGAGGCCATAATGCGTATCCGGGTTAATCGCACCTACAGCGGGCCGCTGATCGATGGACTACCGGCGGGCGAATACGAAGCAACCGACGCCCTGCTCTGCGGGCGCGCCGCCTATCTCGTCAGTATCGAGGTGGCAGAGTGGATTGACTCGGATACGCCCGACACCAGCGCAGCACCGGACGCGGCAGACGAGCCGTTGCCGGTCAAGCGGAAAGGCAAAGCGAAATGAGCTTACCAGCCTCACGGCAGGTTTATACCGCAGGCACGCACCAAGTCGGGGTAACAACCACCGGCAGCGCCGCCAGCGCCACGGGTACCGCTTACTTCTATGGCGCGCGCGGGGTACTGGCACGCTTGTCGGGTAACTGGCATGCATCAGCCCCCGGCGCAACATCAGACGTGACCATCGTCGAAACATGGGCGGGCGGCAGCCGGACGCTGTACACCAAGTCTAACGCGGTGACGGACTTCGATTTTGCGCCCCAGGTCGCAGCGGCGGATAACACCGGCACCGCGATTACCGGGGCATACGGCATGATTATCTTGAACGGTGGCACCATCACCGTCACGGTATCTCAGTCCGATGCCTTAACCGACTGCCTGATCGTCTCACTCACGACTGTGGAGTAATCGCATGAGCGGCGTAAGTTACGCGACGTTGGCACAACTCAGGACCGAACTCGTGGCAAGCGGCACGGGTGACGATACCGTGATACTCGACTATGGACGGCGCATGACCGACGCCATAGACACGTACGTTACCCGTCGCTGGCAACCGATGACGTTTGCACCACGTCGCGTAACGCGCTACTACGATTGCAGCTATGGCGGCCATATCCTGCTAGGAGGCAACCGCCTGGAGCTTGACGCGCCATTCGTGGCGTTTACATCGGTCACCGACGGGGAGGGGACGGTACTCGTTGCGAATACCGATTACTATGCCCTGCCGCGTGGTGAGACACCCCAAACGGCACTCTATCGCTACGATGGCACGAGTTGGACTTCGTACAGTGGCGACACTTACGTGGAACAAATCGCCATCGTCGGGGATATGTGCTACAGGACGCACTATACCGAGGCGTGGGTCTCTGCTACCACCATCACCGAACCGATGTCCGACACGACCGGCACGACCATCACGACCGCTACGAATACCATCCTATCGCCGGGGATGCTCATACGCATCGATAGCGAATGGATGACGGTCGAGAGCGGATCCGGCACATCATGGGTAGTCAATCGCGGGAGCGGGGCAGCACTGCCGCTACCCATGTGGACAACTCGGTTATCTATCGTTTCATACCGGAGCCGACGATTACCCGCGCGCTATTGCGCTGGGCATCGCTGGTATTCAAGCGGCGCGGGCAGTTCGAACAGACCACGTTTGACGGTACCGCGTCGGTGCAATATCCCGAAGGTATGCCGCAGGAGGTCACCCAACTGCTGCAATATGGCGGATGGGCTACCGTGAGGCCGATACTGGTATGACCGAAGTCACTCTCGCCATCACCGGCTCTAAGGCCATGACTCAGATGATCGCTTTCGCGCAGAATGGCGTCGGCTGGCGTCCGTTCAATGCGCGGCGTGAGGCATTCAGGAAGGCCGTAGAGCGTCGGGCGTTGAGGGTGTTAGGGGCATATCCGCCGCGCCGGTCGCTTTCGCGCAAGTTCGTTTGGTCGCATGACCCGAAAGCCAATGCACGGGCGCGGAGGTGGTTCTTTGCGAACTATCCGAACGGGTACCAACGCACGGACGCACTCGGGAAGGCGTGGGACGTGAAGATGTCTGTTACCGTCGCCGGGTTTAGCATCGGGATAGGCAACCCGTCGAAAGCGGCGTCATACGTCTATGGCACAGATAGCTATCCCCAAGTACCGGGCCATGCCACGACCGGATGGCAAGAGGCAGAGGATAGCTTTACCGAAATCGCGGCGGCGGCTGAAACCTTACTCGTGAAGGAATTAGACGCCTTTATCGTGGAGATCCTGCGATGAGTACCGCGAGCATCGTCACCGCCGCAGTAGCGGACATCCGCGCTAAGTTTCAATCCGCCGCCGATGACATCAAGACGACATCGGATAACTTCACGTATTCGCTGATACCCGGCAAACTGCCCTACTGGACTTTGCGCCTGGTATCAATGGAAACACTTGACACCGGCTATCCGCTTGTGCAGTTCAATATCACGGCAGAGGCGGTATATCACGGTTGGGCGTTGACTCAGGGCGTGAATGGGGAAGCCGAGCAAGACGCACAGTTACACATGATCCTGCTACCGGCTGAACTCCGCGCGCGGCCACTACTGCAATCCACCGACTATCCATCCGGCAGCGGATACCTCGCGTCGGAAGGGATACGAGTAACCGGCGCGCGGATTGCCGTATCCAACAATGGAAGCGGTGACGTGATGGCCGTCGTGACCGACTTCACAATACCGCTGGAACTTCAATTAGAGGAAGGGT from Candidatus Flexicrinis proximus carries:
- a CDS encoding phage portal protein; amino-acid sequence: MSRISRFQNRIKAAMRAFNEPGIVRSAKGWGGGNYSYTGGHSSDLSVGTQAMWSKWGAAAALLVNHAVYACVTKRAEAVTGLPFRIVDKATRKPLSDVQQERDPLIRALKMYSRHYGGQSLFQEWMYERDITGEVYLEPLYDYSGRPVGLDLLSSLNVTPWSTDGFTIAYYDYIIGSYSSQIASDRLVYDRNTIARMTNINGYSPVLVAVGGNAAGIMQASGKAVLAYFNNDGLPGSTIMPKQGDLSFADAEIDRIRRVLQPAKNASGKYMTAIIPHNVEFFQSQQPDLLKWAELLRAVEPQIYTAFRTPRSVAGDSDSTSYQASPNDKVNFDAVIRSTADDIALTINTALAPLFYGETEPSVEFEFETAELEHIDPEERQAARDAWETGAITLNEYRQWIGLETIDTGDVYQKKIGAEYITGEMLKPSPVIVSTPLPEPTPPPAQLPETTNARAPIDELESFARFYRNNGGKRAFTWKSIDDATGACIESDCAIAPDMPSVKAVIEGWHTVLSARAGTTDYARKSADELPEATQAYMRTLQSIGYPVSVWNAAAADHYARVLGIKALSNVRNRFEAECLRLMTRAANEKIIRTRFMADMEVTLFRYARLALIEGYADGGIDDYEPDEDDDRYLLDFNNEQRAFIRNVSDTLYADDAITHDEIKGKPQMWWNKSVHPAYTEGLLRASKDGIGVYYMGPTEDKCVDCPRLHLQARKFSTWVKYLGRELVPSGATECGGFKCECVITPKQTAVSRGSLPRLVGYRKAVTTGIDLEVINVAR